The sequence ATTTTTCCTTTAAAAGTAAAATTTCAAGATTTTATAAAATATACTCTTATACATTCTTAAAATATATTTTTATAATTTTCACTTTTCTACTAAAATGCTATAATCACGCTAAAAAAGGACAAACATGAACGAACTTGAGCTAAAGATGCAAGGCAAGATAGATAGGCTAACAGACAAGACCTTTAAGCTAGATCCAAGGATCGGCGAGGGATATTTCACAGCGAAATATTTTCTAAAAGTAAATGAGATAATTAAGCAAAATTTGCCAGATCAGCACGTGACGATGCAGTTTTTCCAAAGGCGCGATGATATCGTGCTTTGTGGCATTGACGAGGTTTTAGCCATCATCAATAAATTTGCCAAAAACTCAAGCGAGCTTGAAATTTACGCACTTGATGATGGCGATATTATAAACGCAAACGAGCCAGTTTTAAAAATAAGCGGCAAGTATGAAAATTTTGGCTTTTTAGAAAATGTGATCGACGCGACGCTTACTAGAAGAAGCTGTGTAGCGACAAACTCAAGAGATGTGATAAGAGCGGCAAATGGCAAGGACGTCTTTAGCATGGCGGATAGGCAAGATGACATCTGCACGCAACCAGGCGACGGCTATGCATCATTTGTAGGCGGCATCAAAAAGGTCGCCACAGATGCTCAGGGCGAGCTTACTGGGCTAAAAGGTGGTGGCACCATGCCTCATGCACTCATTCAAATGTGCGGCGGGGATATAGTAAAAGCCTCAGAAATTTATGCTAAAACCTTTGAAAATGAAAAGATCACGGCTTTGGTGGACTATAACAACGACGTGATCACAGACGCATTAAGGGCTGCAAATGCCTTAAAAGAGAGGCTTGGTGCGGTTAGAGTTGATACTAGTAAAAATTTGATAGATAAGTATTTTGAGGACAAAGATACGAGCAAATTTGACCCACACGGCGTTTGCAAGGAGCTTATATTTGCTCTAAGAGAGGCGCTTGATAAAGCTGGCTTTAAATACGTTAAAATAGTCGTTAGCTCAGGCTTTAGCCCTAAAATTATAAAAGAATTTGAAACTTATAATACGCCGGTTGATACTTATGGCGTTGGAAGTTATCTTGTTAAAAATGACATTTGTGGCTTTACTGGTGATCTAGTCGAGCTAAATGGCAAAGATGAGGCTAAATTTGGTAGGAAAAATTTCGCTTCAGATAGGCTAAAGAGAGTGAAATTTTAAGAGAAAAGATGAAATTTATAAAAATTTTAATGCTTCTGTCACTTTTGCTGACTACTTGCACCGCCGCAAACTACGCTAACGCTTTTGAAAAGGTTGGCATCTTTGAAGACGGAGTTTATCGCTTTAGCCAAAATGGCCTCGGTGTCAAAAAAGACCTGCTTATAAAGGTGATCTCAGTACAAAACTTGGATAGCTCACGCAAAAAGATCATCTCCATGCTAAATATCCCTAAAAAATCTAAAATTACTGACTTTAAAACAAGCGGTGCTGGCGTAATAGTATGGCCATTTTACGAGTTTGAGGGTAATTTTATAACGACAATAATCGTTGAAAATATAAAAAAAGAAGATGGCGATCAAAAACTGCTTAAGATGCTTGAACTTAAGCATCCGTTTTACTCGACAATCTTCACACGAAGAAAAGGGGCTAAAGACGCCATAGACGTGAAATACGTGCTAAATTTCAAAGAGGCAAAGCTGGTAAAATCGTTTCAAAACCGCCCTTAAAACTTTATTTTAAATAAATTTCATTAAAATGGCGTAATCAAAAAAAGGATCATCTTTGCATAATCTAAAAACTATAAATGTCGCCCACTCGCCTGATGCCGACGATATTTTCATGTATGCCGCGGTCAAATTTGGCTGGGTTAGCAGTAAAAATTTAGCCTTCACATCAAAGGCGCTTGATATAGAAACGCTAAACGAAGAGGCGCTAAAAGGCACTTATGAGGCAACAGCGATCAGCTTTGCACTCTATCCTAAAATTTGCGATGAATTTGCACTTTTACGCTGTGCGGTGAGCTTTGGTAATGGATATGGCCCAAAGCTTATCAAGCTAAAAGGCAAGCAGCTAAAGCGAAATTTTAAAGTCGCACTCTCTGGTAAAAATACGACAAACGCCCTGCTCTTTCGCATAGCCTACCCAGAGGCAAGGATCGTTTATAAAAATTTCTTAGAGATCGAAAATGCCGTGCTTAGCGGCGAAGTCGATGCTGGCGTGCTTATACATGAAAGTATCTTAAATTTCTCAGACCAGCTCTGCGTAGAGCGCGAAATTTGGGATATCTGGAGCGAGCTAAACGGCGAAAATTTACCGCTTCCACTTGGCGGCATGGCGCTTAGACGAAGTCTGCCGATAACCGACGCGATCGAGTGCGAGAGAGTGCTTAGCGAGGCCGTTAGGATCGCCACTTCGCACAAGCCATTTTTATCTCACATGCTAATGGAGCGAAACCTCATCAGAGTTGGCAAAGATGAGCTTAAAACGTATCTAAATTTATACGCAAATGACGAGTCAATAAGCATGAACGAAACGCAGCTAAAAGCGCTAAATAAGCTCTATCAAATAGGCTATGACAAAGGTTTTTTTGAAAAAGCTATCGACGTAAACGACTACCTAATTCCAACTGAATACAACGAAGTAAGGTTTAGCTGATGCAAAGTACGCTTGTCTCACTTGGAGTTGAAACCTTTAAGATCGCCCTTTACATCAGCCTTCCGATGCTGCTAAGCGGCCTAATCGCAGGTCTTATCATCTCCATTTTTCAAGCGACCACACAGATAAACGAAACCACGCTAAGCTTTGTGCCAAAAATTTTGCTAGTTGTCGTTGTCATCATATTTTTGATGCCTTGGATGATCTCGATGATGGTTGAATTTACCACTCGCATGTTTGAGTTTATACCGGAATTTATCCAGTGACGAGGCTTGTTGATTTTTCTAAAATTACCTCGGTTAGGATAGGCGGCGTGCATGAAGTTTTTGAGGTAACTAGCCTTGAAGATCTAAAATCGCCTCACTTTTTAGGCGCTGTGATGATAGGCGGAGGTAACAACCTACTCATCTCGCCAAATCCCCCAAAAATGGCGATGCTTGGCAAGAGCTTTGACTATATAAATTTAGAATGCTTCGGCGATAAAATTTGCCTTGAGATAGGAGCTGCGACAAAATCTGCCAAAATTTATAACTTCTGCAAACAAAACAATATCGCGAACCTTGAGTTTTTAAAAAATATCCCAGGCACACTTGGCGGACTTATCAAGATGAACGCTGGACTGCTTAAATTTAGCATAAGCGACAACCTCACGCATGTGCGTCTGGCTCGTGGCTGGGTGAGCAAGGATGAGATAAACTTTAGCTACCGCCACAGCGGCATAGATGAGGCTATTTTGGGGGCTAAATTTGAGCTTCAAAGTGGCTTTGACGTAAGCATTTCTGAAGCTATCAGCGCAAAAAGGGCAAATCAGCCAAAAGGAGCTAGCTTTGGTAGCTGCTTTGTAAATCCAGAGGGGTACTTTGCAGGGGCATTGCTTGAGGCGGTTGGACTAAAAGGATACGCGATAGGCGGAGCGAAATTTAGCGAGGAGCACGCAAATTTTTTGATAAATTTTAACCACGCAAGCTTTGAGGACGCCACTAGCCTTATAAATTTGGCAAAGACTAGAGTTTTAGAGAAATTTGGAGTAGAGCTTAAGACTGAAGTTTGCATTTTATAAGGACGATGATGAGTGAGTTTTTGAGCGAAGTTTTTACCCTTTCATTTTTATTTATAGCTATTGGGTTTTACGCCATTTATAGGGCTAAAAAGGCGCAAAGCGAGCATGAGAAAAATGTGGCTGATTACGATAAAAATCTGCTAAATTTTGCCAAAATTTTAGGCGTTCAAAATCATATAGACCTAGTTAAATTTGATGAAATTTTAGCCCAGGCCTTAAAAGAAAAACTAATTTTTAAATTTAATAAATCTACCTCACAAGAGGAATTTATCTCTTTTATAAAAGATGAAAATTTCAAAAATAAGCCCCAAATTTCACAAAATAATATAGACGAAGCCTTTTTAAATCTTTGCGCAAGCTCGCTTGTAGAGCCACTTAAGCTAGCAATACTAAAAAACGAAGATCAAATTTATGGATTTTTGTTTGAAAAAGAGCACCTTTTTGCTCTTATTGATAGCGCTGCGCTGCTTGGCGAAAATATTATAATTTGCGAGTAAATCAAGTAAAATTCATCTCTTTTTAGATAAAATCAAGCCAAATTTCAACTATAAGGTAAAAAATGGCAAAAGAAAAAGATAGTGACA comes from Campylobacter concisus and encodes:
- a CDS encoding nicotinate phosphoribosyltransferase, whose amino-acid sequence is MNELELKMQGKIDRLTDKTFKLDPRIGEGYFTAKYFLKVNEIIKQNLPDQHVTMQFFQRRDDIVLCGIDEVLAIINKFAKNSSELEIYALDDGDIINANEPVLKISGKYENFGFLENVIDATLTRRSCVATNSRDVIRAANGKDVFSMADRQDDICTQPGDGYASFVGGIKKVATDAQGELTGLKGGGTMPHALIQMCGGDIVKASEIYAKTFENEKITALVDYNNDVITDALRAANALKERLGAVRVDTSKNLIDKYFEDKDTSKFDPHGVCKELIFALREALDKAGFKYVKIVVSSGFSPKIIKEFETYNTPVDTYGVGSYLVKNDICGFTGDLVELNGKDEAKFGRKNFASDRLKRVKF
- a CDS encoding MqnA/MqnD/SBP family protein, with the translated sequence MYAAVKFGWVSSKNLAFTSKALDIETLNEEALKGTYEATAISFALYPKICDEFALLRCAVSFGNGYGPKLIKLKGKQLKRNFKVALSGKNTTNALLFRIAYPEARIVYKNFLEIENAVLSGEVDAGVLIHESILNFSDQLCVEREIWDIWSELNGENLPLPLGGMALRRSLPITDAIECERVLSEAVRIATSHKPFLSHMLMERNLIRVGKDELKTYLNLYANDESISMNETQLKALNKLYQIGYDKGFFEKAIDVNDYLIPTEYNEVRFS
- the fliQ gene encoding flagellar biosynthesis protein FliQ, translating into MMQSTLVSLGVETFKIALYISLPMLLSGLIAGLIISIFQATTQINETTLSFVPKILLVVVVIIFLMPWMISMMVEFTTRMFEFIPEFIQ
- a CDS encoding UDP-N-acetylmuramate dehydrogenase, with amino-acid sequence MTRLVDFSKITSVRIGGVHEVFEVTSLEDLKSPHFLGAVMIGGGNNLLISPNPPKMAMLGKSFDYINLECFGDKICLEIGAATKSAKIYNFCKQNNIANLEFLKNIPGTLGGLIKMNAGLLKFSISDNLTHVRLARGWVSKDEINFSYRHSGIDEAILGAKFELQSGFDVSISEAISAKRANQPKGASFGSCFVNPEGYFAGALLEAVGLKGYAIGGAKFSEEHANFLINFNHASFEDATSLINLAKTRVLEKFGVELKTEVCIL